In Parus major isolate Abel chromosome 8, Parus_major1.1, whole genome shotgun sequence, a single window of DNA contains:
- the LRRC8D gene encoding volume-regulated anion channel subunit LRRC8D: MFTLAEVASLSDIQPTYRILKPWWDVFMDYLAVVMLMVAIFAGTMQLTKDQVVCLPVLHSTVNSKVQPDTAGKADFTTVETTTGQEEASMRTVAFGSTPTVAPDILLSRATSSQYQPTESDQELKKEQKDSSGRKTNLDFQQYVFINQMCYHLALPWYSKYFPYLVLIHTIILIVSSNFWFKYPKTCSKIEHFVSILGKCFESPWTTKALSETACEDSENKQRLTGAQSLPKYVSTSSDEGSPSASTPMITKSGFKFSADKPMIEIPSVTILDKKDGEQAKALFEKVRKFRAHVEDSDLIYKLYVGQTVIKTVKFIFILCYTANFVNTISFEHICNPKVEHLIGYTQFECTHNMAYMLKKLLISYISLICVYGFICLYTLFWLFRIPLKEYSFEKVREESSFSDIPDVKNDFAFLLHMVDQYDQLYSKRFGVFLSEVSENKLRGISLNHEWTYEKLRQHVSRNAQDKQELHLFMLSGVPDAVFDLTDLDVLKLELIPEAKITAKISQMTNLQELHLYHCPAKVEQTAFSFLRDHLRCLHVKFTDVAEIPAWVYLLKTLRELYLIGNLNSENNKMIGLESLRELRHLKILHVKSNLTKIPPNITDVAPHLTKLVIHNDGTKLVVLNSLKKMTNVAELELQNCELERIPHAIFSLSNLQELDLKSNSIRTIEEIISFQHLKRLTCLKLWHNKIVSIPSSITHIKNLESLYLSNNKLETLPAAVFSLQKLRCLDVSYNSIAVIPVEIGLLQNLQHFHITGNKVDVLPKQLFKCVKLRTLSLGQNCITSIPDKVSQLLQLTYLELKGNCLDRLPATLGQCQLLRKSGLIVEDHLFDTLPSEVKEVLNQDTGIPFANGI, from the coding sequence ATGTTTACCCTTGCAGAAGTTGCATCGCTCAGTGACATCCAGCCAACTTACCGTATCTTGAAACCATGGTGGGATGTATTTATGGATTATCTCGCTGTTGTTATGTTAATGGTTGCCATTTTTGCTGGAACCATGCAGCTGACAAAAGACCAGGTGGTCTGCTTGCCAGTTTTGCATTCTACTGTAAATTCAAAAGTGCAGCCTGACACGGCAGGGAAGGCTGACTTTACCACTGTTGAAACAACCACTGGTCAAGAAGAAGCATCAATGAGAACTGTTGCCTTTGGAAGTACCCCTACTGTAGCACCTGACATTCTTCTGAGCAGAGCTACCTCTTCTCAGTATCAACCCACTGAATCAGACCAGGAGCTGAAGAAGGAGCAGAAAGATTCCTCAGGCCGTAAAACAAATTTGGATTTTCAGCAGTACGTATTTATTAACCAGATGTGCTATCATTTGGCTCTTCCTTGGTACTCAAAGTATTTTCCCTATCTTGTTCTCATCCATACCATCATTTTAATAGTCAGTAGTAATTTTTGGTTCAAGTACCCCAAGACTTGCTCAAAAATTGAGCATTTTGTGTCTATATTGGGGAAGTGCTTTGAGTCTCCTTGGACTACAAAAGCATTGTCTGAAACGGCATGTGAGGACTCTGAGAACAAGCAGAGGTTAACTGGGGCCCAGTCCCTGCCCAAGTATGTTTCCACTAGCAGTGATGAAGGGAGCCCAAGTGCTAGCACTCCCATGATAACCAAATCTGGCTTCAAGTTTTCAGCCGACAAGCCGATGATAGAGATTCCCAGTGTCACGATTTTAGATAAGAAAGACGGAGAACAAGCCAAGGCGCTGTTTGAGAAGGTCCGTAAGTTCCGGGCTCACGTGGAAGACAGTGATCTGATTTATAAGCTCTATGTTGGCCAGACTGTCATCAAGACTGTCAAGTTCATCTTTATTCTCTGCTATACCGCGAACTTTGTCAACACCATCAGTTTTGAACACATCTGCAACCCGAAAGTGGAACACCTGATTGGGTACACACAGTTTGAATGTACACACAATATGGCTTATATGTTGAAGAAGCTGCTTATCAGCTATATTTCCCTCATTTGTGTCTATGGTTTTATCTGCCTCTACACGCTTTTCTGGCTGTTCCGAATACCTTTAAAAGAGTACTCTTTTGAAAAGGTCAGAGAAGAGAGTAGCTTCAGTGATATCCCTGATGTCAAAAatgattttgcatttctcttgcACATGGTAGATCAGTATGACCAGCTGTATTCTAAGCGATTTGGTGTCTTTTTGTCAGAGGTAAGCGAGAACAAACTGCGCGGGATTAGTTTAAACCATGAATGGACTTACGAAAAGCTTCGGCAGCACGTCTCCCGCAATGCCCAGGACAAGCAGGAGCTGCATCTCTTCATGCTGTCGGGAGTCCCCGACGCAGTCTTTGATCTGACGGATCTGGATGTGTTGAAACTGGAGCTGATTCCTGAAGCAAAAATTACAGCCAAAATTTCCCAGATGACAAATCTTCAGGAGCTTCATCTGTACCACTGCCCTGCGAAGGTCGAGCAGACTGCCTTCAGCTTCCTCCGGGACCACTTGAGATGCCTTCATGTGAAATTCACAGATGTTGCAGAAATTCCTGCGTGGGTGTATTTGCTCAAAACCCTCCGTGAATTGTATTTGATAGGCAACTTGaactctgaaaataataaaatgataGGGCTTGAATCTCTTAGAGAGTTGAGACACCTTAAAATTCTCCACGTGAAGAGCAATTTGACCAAAATTCCCCCCAATATCACAGATGTAGCACCACATCTGACAAAACTAGTCATTCATAATGATGGCACTAAGCTTGTGGTACTCAATAGCCTTAAGAAAATGACAAATGTTGCGGAGTTGGAACTGCAGAACTGTGAACTGGAGAGAATTCCCCATGCCATCTTCAGTCTCTCTAACTTACAGGAACTAGATTTAAAGTCAAATAGCATACGCACAATTGAAGAAATCATCAGTTTCCAGCATTTAAAAAGATTGACTTGTTTAAAGCTGTGGcacaataaaatagtcagcATTCCTTCATCCATTACCCACATAAAGAATTTGGAGTCTCTTTATCTCTCCAATAACAAACTTGAAACCTTACCTGCCGCAGTGTTCAGTTTACAGAAACTTAGGTGTTTGGATGTAAGCTACAACTCGATTGCGGTGATTCCAGTGGAAATAGGTTTGCTTCAAAATCTTCAGCATTTTCACATCACAGGAAACAAAGTCGACGTTTTGCCAAAACAGTTGTTTAAATGTGTTAAATTGAGGACTTTGAGTCTGGGACAAAACTGTATTACCTCAATCCCAGATAAAGTAAGTCAGCTGTTGCAGCTGACTTACCTGGAACTGAAGGGAAACTGCTTGGACCGTCTGCCAGCTACGCTGGGGCAGTGTCAGCTTCTCAGGAAAAGTGGGCTCATAGTGGAAGATCACCTCTTTGACACTTTACCCTCAGAAGTTAAAGAGGTGTTGAATCAAGACACAGGCATTCCCTTTGCTAATGGGATTTAG